In the Engystomops pustulosus chromosome 2, aEngPut4.maternal, whole genome shotgun sequence genome, one interval contains:
- the NHS gene encoding actin remodeling regulator NHS isoform X3, whose amino-acid sequence MALGCCLLRSGAVSNLDAESKLNVYYKTSWHQQRNIFLPTTRPPCVEELHRHAKQSLRALRREQRTRADNRERRFMGSGFAAPPFPSYPAAHTIKRREVKERQEHHIVPFNRTRPPSPTECCHLTPWSRKAHPPQEEDDMLLGQRPKNPIPNVPSTLDKQTNWNKVLPLPTPEEKMKQDSQVITSCIIPINVSGVGFDREASIRCSLVHSQSVLQRRRKLRRRKTISGIPRRVQQEIDSDESPVARDRNVIVHTNPDIANSSNRRSGTRDTECQTEDFLIAAPSRRRIRAQRGQGVASLSHSAGNIAALTESGDQMFTTTVSNRIRSRSLPREGARASNEHDCVAQSSNYKDDCYLTGSDRSLKKKQGGLTGQCSPEHQSLGLVYSHHSPPLERGRSRLSRMADSGSCDISSNSDTFGSPVHSISTAGVLLSTHMDHKDDHQSSSGNWSGSSSTCPSQTSETIPPAASPPLTGSSHCDSELSLNTAPHAGEDSNLFTIEQYNDDHLDSIRAHRASSFTSTVADLLDDPNNSNTSDSEWNYLHHHHDSSCRQDFSPQHLRGDGLGCPSFTSMGTYDSFLEKPASEKADTSSHFSVDNEGYYTSMHFDCGLNSNRSYVCNYAQSGTENDRDTGVSSMGSDCVWQHYGDHRGEGRQNMSFKKPKAKPSPPKRSSSLRISDDHTDDSDMKEPKITSVQQVLHTSREMMLPLEISNTPSRTEGFSPPNQQDVSWVSQEDNDSNSTQFITPEIPSYKEEGGEQHHYADLWLLNDLKSSDPYRSLSNSSTATGTTVIECIKSPESSESQNSQPESPATTPSLPSVENEFKLASPEKLAGLASPSSGYSSQSETPTSSFPTPFFSGPLSPGGNKRKPKVPERKSSLQHPSKCGNLFLGKEIELPTIPPTHHHLSALHVLHKPLPYRPQVHAFSHVNQNLPEDELNPNSSPALAITPSVLKSVHLRSVNKQNRESRLKECTNILCTQDPTIIVETYPPEKTSVPAPRKSILRQFSTEEAMLPYIDASPVDTSPEMFFQGSALFTGHGLYKPEVTAPLINKAKETEPEKHPKYRAEEIIEETIFTAQPETITKYVMDYSVNISDVATEQKRPSQEEWHLKPEQESQLHCEPLVISEPVKIVNTGVNIKDRSAEVSSLPRNEPNISNNNKVPGKTLNFESEISTLNPLSDECPEQEYEIVSGIPTQSASDDSKGEDIMESIDDISWKETSMSEDSLVSPMSEDSQADSDDVFISPNKPRTTEDLFAVIHRSKRKVLGRKDSGEGSVKSKTRALPLSAPVPVPAPAPAPVQQPTPPGSQRSAGLIYRNAKKSNTSNEEFKLLLLKKGSRSDTSYRMSATEILKSPVTPKSIGDLPLDSSSSEEPGQLSPGSDAFSPLSPCSPRVISEGFSTKTAASRVGRSRVPPVASSSRYSVRCRLYNAPMQAISEGETENSDGSPHDDRSSQSST is encoded by the exons ATGGCCCTAGGATGCTGTTTGCTGAGGAGTGGAG CTGTCTCAAACCTGGATGCTGAGAGCAAACTCAATGTTTATTACAAGACATCCTGGCATCAGCAGAGAAACATTTTCTTACCTACAACTAGACCCCCCTGTGTGGAGGAGTTGCACCGCCATGCCAAGCAAAGTCTGCGAGCCCTGCGGAGGG AGCAGCGGACCCGTGCAGACAACAGAGAAAGACGGTTTATGGGCTCTGGTTTTGCCGCACCTCCGTTTCCTTCATATCCAGCAGCTCATACTATTAAAAGACGTGAAGTAAAGGAACGACAGGAACATCACATTGTACCA TTTAACAGAACCCGTCCGCCCTCCCCCACTGAATGTTGCCATTTGACCCCATGGAGTAGAAAG GCCCATCCACCTCAGGAGGAAGATGATATGCTTTTAGGTCAGCGGCCAAAAAATCCAATCCCTAATGTCCCATCTACACTGGATAAACAGACTAACTGGAATAAAGTATTACCTCTCCCCACACCTGAGGAGAAGATGAAACAAGATTCCCAAGTGATCACTTCTTGCATTATCCCTATCAATGTTTCTG GTGTTGGTTTTGACAGAGAAGCAAGTATACGCTGCTCCTTAGTTCATTCACAATCAGTTCTGCAGCGTAGACGGAAACTTAGGAGGAGAAAAACCATATCAGGAATTCCTAGAAGAGTTCAACAAGAAATAG ATTCCGATGAGTCTCCTGTAGCCCGAGATCGAAATGTTATAGTTCATACCAATCCTGATATTGCAAATTCTTCAAATAGGAGATCAGGAACTCGTGATACAGAGTGCCAAACTGAAGACTTTCTAATTGCTGCTCCATCAAGGAGGCGAATCAGAGCTCAAAGAGGCCAAGGAGTTGCGTCACTCTCTCATTCAGCAGGAAACATTGCGGCCCTAACTGAGTCTGGAGACCAAATGTTCACCACAACAGTCTCTAATAGGATTCGTTCTCGCAGTCTTCCCAGAGAAGGTGCTAGAGCAAGCAATGAACATGACTGTGTTGCTCAGTCTTCAAACTATAAAGATGATTGCTATTTAACAGGATCAGATAGGTCACTTAAGAAGAAGCAAGGCGGCTTAACTGGTCAGTGTTCTCCAGAACACCAGTCATTAGGGTTAGTATATTCTCACCATAGTCCACCATTAGAGAGAGGTAGATCAAGGCTATCTAGAATGGCAGATTCAGGCAGTTGTGACATTTCCTCAAATTCTGACACATTTGGAAGCCCTGTTCACTCCATTTCTACTGCTGGGGTGTTACTCAGCACACACATGGATCACAAAGATGATCATCAGTCATCTAGTGGTAACTGGAGTGGAAGCAGTTCTACGTGTCCATCCCAGACATCAGAAACAATTCCTCCGGCAGCTTCTCCCCCACTGACTGGGTCTTCACATTGTGATTCTGAGTTATCTTTAAATACTGCTCCCCATGCAGGTGAAGATTCAAATCTATTTACCATTGAGCAATACAATGATGACCACTTGGACAGCATACGAGCCCACAGGGCAAGCTCCTTTACATCAACTGTAGCAGATTTGCTTGATGACCCAAATAACAGTAACACAAGTGACAGTGAATGGAATTATCTTCATCATCACCATGATTCATCGTGTCGTCAAGATTTTAGCCCACAGCACTTAAGGGGAGATGGCCTTGGCTGCCCAAGTTTTACTAGTATGGGCACATATGATAGTTTTCTTGAAAAGCCAGCTTCAGAGAAAGCAGATACATCATCTCATTTCTCTGTGGACAATGAAGGATACTATACCTCCATGCATTTTGACTGTGGTCTTAACAGTAACAGAAGTTATGTATGTAACTATGCACAGTCAGGGACTGAGAATGACCGAGATACAGGTGTTTCTTCCATGGGTTCAGACTGTGTTTGGCAACATTATGGAGATCACAGAGGAGAAGGAAGACAGAACATGTCGTTTAAGAAACCAAAGGCAAAGCCGTCACCACCAAAACGAAGCTCATCTCTGAGAATTTCTGATGACCACACAGATGATTCTGACATGAAAGAACCAAAGATAACTAGTGTGCAGCAAGTGCTTCACACCTCCAGGGAAATGATGCTACCACTTGAGATTTCAAATACACCTTCAAGAACAGAAGGCTTTTCTCCACCAAACCAACAGGATGTTTCTTGGGTCAGTCAGGAAGATAATGATTCAAATAGTACTCAATTTATTACTCCAGAAATTCCATCATATAAAGAGGAAGGAGGGGAACAGCATCACTATGCAGATCTGTGGCTCCTCAATGACTTGAAATCAAGTGATCCTTATAGGTCTTTATCAAACTCAAGCACTGCTACAGGTACTACTGTCATAGAATGCATCAAATCACCAGAAAGTTCAGAGTCACAAAATTCCCAGCCTGAATCTCCTGCCACCACTCCTTCCCTTCCTTCAGTTGAGAATGAATTCAAATTAGCTTCACCAGAAAAGCTGGCTGGATTAGCATCTCCATCAAGTGGTTATTCAAGTCAGTCTGAAACACCTACTTCATCCTTTCCTACTCCTTTCTTCTCAGGACCATTGTCACCTGGTGGTAACAAAAGAAAACCAAAGGTCCCAGAAAGGAAGTCCTCTTTACAGCATCCATCTAAATGTGGAAATCTCTTTCTAGGCAAAGAAATAGAACTTCCAACTATACCTCCTACACATCATCACCTAAGTGCTCTTCATGTGTTGCATAAACCTTTGCCATACAGACCACAAGTACATGCTTTTAGCCATGTCAATCAAAATCTGCCAGAGGATGAACTTAATCCAAACTCATCACCTGCCCTTGCCATAACACCTTCAGTGCTAAAATCTGTCCATCTAAGATCAGTCAACAAGCAAAACAGGGAGTCCAGACTCAAAGAATGCACTAACATATTGTGTACACAAGATCCTACAATAATTGTTGAGACATATCCCCCTGAAAAAACAAGTGTGCCAGCTCCTAGGAAATCAATACTACGCCAGTTCTCTACTGAGGAAGCCATGCTACCATATATTGATGCATCACCTGTTGATACAAGCCCAGAAATGTTTTTCCAAGGAAGCGCTCTCTTTACAGGACATGGTTTATACAAACCAGAGGTTACAGCACCTTTGATTAACAAAGCTAAAGAAACCGAACCAGAAAAACATCCAAAGTATCGGGCTGAAGAAATTATAGAAGAAACTATTTTCACAGCACAACCAGAAACCATTACAAAATATGTAATGGATTACTCTGTCAATATTAGTGATGTTGCTACTGAGCAAAAGAGACCTTCCCAAGAGGAATGGCACCTCAAACCAGAACAAGAATCACAATTACATTGTGAACCATTAGTTATATCTGAGCCTGTCAAAATAGTTAACACTGGGGTTAATATAAAAGACAGAAGTGCTGAGGTGTCTTCATTGCCCAGAAATGAGCCTAACATAAGCAACAATAACAAAGTGCCTGGAAAAACTCTCAACTTTGAATCAGAGATCTCAACTTTAAATCCACTCAGTGACGAATGTCCAGAGCAGGAATATGAAATTGTATCAGGTATTCCTACCCAAAGTGCCTCAGATGACAGCAAAGGGGAAGACATAATGGAAAGCATTGATGACATCTCATGGAAAG AAACCTCTATGAGCGAAGACTCACTTGTATCACCAATGAGTGAGGATTCCCAAGCTGACAGTGACGATGTGTTTATATCACCTAACAAACCCCGCACTACTGAGGATCTATTTGCAGTCATCCATAG ATCTAAAAGGAAAGTTTTGGGCAGGAAAGATTCTGGAGAGGGAAGTGTTAAAAGCAAAACAAGAGCTTTACCATTATCTGCACCTGTACCAGTACCAGCACCAGCACCTGCACCAGTCCAACAGCCTACACCACCAGGTTCTCAGCGGTCTGCAGGTCTTATCTACAGGAATGCCAAAAAATCAAATACATCAAATGAAGAATTTAAGCTGCTCCTCTTGAAAAAGGGCAGCAGGTCTGATACCAGTTACCGCATGTCAGCTACAGAAATACTGAAGAGCCCAGTAACTCCTAAGTCGATTGGAGATTTACCCCTTGACTCCTCTAGCTCTGAAGAACCTGGACAGTTGTCCCCTGGTAGTGATGCTTTTTCACCATTATCACCATGTTCTCCTAGGGTCATTTCTGAAGGGTTTTCAACAAAGACTGCCGCCTCTAGAGTCGGAAGGTCTCGTGTGCCACCGGTTGCAAGCAGCAGCCGTTACAGTGTTAGGTGCCGGCTATACAATGCTCCAATGCAGGCCATTTCTGAAGGTGAGACAGAGAATTCAGATGGCAGTCCTCACGATGACAGATCTTCACAAAGCTCAACGTAG
- the NHS gene encoding actin remodeling regulator NHS isoform X2 gives MPFAKRIVEPQWLCRHAVVQVEGSCCRDQGEEQKQQHPRGNAREELVASSGQVPSEERDPLSADGKEKDVATLDLCVVSNVAMSRILRQLSDLARHACSIFHELEADIQVTARRVRTLQGKIGTVQQVVSSLDPKQETVPVSNLDAESKLNVYYKTSWHQQRNIFLPTTRPPCVEELHRHAKQSLRALRREQRTRADNRERRFMGSGFAAPPFPSYPAAHTIKRREVKERQEHHIVPAHPPQEEDDMLLGQRPKNPIPNVPSTLDKQTNWNKVLPLPTPEEKMKQDSQVITSCIIPINVSGVGFDREASIRCSLVHSQSVLQRRRKLRRRKTISGIPRRVQQEIDSDESPVARDRNVIVHTNPDIANSSNRRSGTRDTECQTEDFLIAAPSRRRIRAQRGQGVASLSHSAGNIAALTESGDQMFTTTVSNRIRSRSLPREGARASNEHDCVAQSSNYKDDCYLTGSDRSLKKKQGGLTGQCSPEHQSLGLVYSHHSPPLERGRSRLSRMADSGSCDISSNSDTFGSPVHSISTAGVLLSTHMDHKDDHQSSSGNWSGSSSTCPSQTSETIPPAASPPLTGSSHCDSELSLNTAPHAGEDSNLFTIEQYNDDHLDSIRAHRASSFTSTVADLLDDPNNSNTSDSEWNYLHHHHDSSCRQDFSPQHLRGDGLGCPSFTSMGTYDSFLEKPASEKADTSSHFSVDNEGYYTSMHFDCGLNSNRSYVCNYAQSGTENDRDTGVSSMGSDCVWQHYGDHRGEGRQNMSFKKPKAKPSPPKRSSSLRISDDHTDDSDMKEPKITSVQQVLHTSREMMLPLEISNTPSRTEGFSPPNQQDVSWVSQEDNDSNSTQFITPEIPSYKEEGGEQHHYADLWLLNDLKSSDPYRSLSNSSTATGTTVIECIKSPESSESQNSQPESPATTPSLPSVENEFKLASPEKLAGLASPSSGYSSQSETPTSSFPTPFFSGPLSPGGNKRKPKVPERKSSLQHPSKCGNLFLGKEIELPTIPPTHHHLSALHVLHKPLPYRPQVHAFSHVNQNLPEDELNPNSSPALAITPSVLKSVHLRSVNKQNRESRLKECTNILCTQDPTIIVETYPPEKTSVPAPRKSILRQFSTEEAMLPYIDASPVDTSPEMFFQGSALFTGHGLYKPEVTAPLINKAKETEPEKHPKYRAEEIIEETIFTAQPETITKYVMDYSVNISDVATEQKRPSQEEWHLKPEQESQLHCEPLVISEPVKIVNTGVNIKDRSAEVSSLPRNEPNISNNNKVPGKTLNFESEISTLNPLSDECPEQEYEIVSGIPTQSASDDSKGEDIMESIDDISWKETSMSEDSLVSPMSEDSQADSDDVFISPNKPRTTEDLFAVIHRSKRKVLGRKDSGEGSVKSKTRALPLSAPVPVPAPAPAPVQQPTPPGSQRSAGLIYRNAKKSNTSNEEFKLLLLKKGSRSDTSYRMSATEILKSPVTPKSIGDLPLDSSSSEEPGQLSPGSDAFSPLSPCSPRVISEGFSTKTAASRVGRSRVPPVASSSRYSVRCRLYNAPMQAISEGETENSDGSPHDDRSSQSST, from the exons CTGTCTCAAACCTGGATGCTGAGAGCAAACTCAATGTTTATTACAAGACATCCTGGCATCAGCAGAGAAACATTTTCTTACCTACAACTAGACCCCCCTGTGTGGAGGAGTTGCACCGCCATGCCAAGCAAAGTCTGCGAGCCCTGCGGAGGG AGCAGCGGACCCGTGCAGACAACAGAGAAAGACGGTTTATGGGCTCTGGTTTTGCCGCACCTCCGTTTCCTTCATATCCAGCAGCTCATACTATTAAAAGACGTGAAGTAAAGGAACGACAGGAACATCACATTGTACCA GCCCATCCACCTCAGGAGGAAGATGATATGCTTTTAGGTCAGCGGCCAAAAAATCCAATCCCTAATGTCCCATCTACACTGGATAAACAGACTAACTGGAATAAAGTATTACCTCTCCCCACACCTGAGGAGAAGATGAAACAAGATTCCCAAGTGATCACTTCTTGCATTATCCCTATCAATGTTTCTG GTGTTGGTTTTGACAGAGAAGCAAGTATACGCTGCTCCTTAGTTCATTCACAATCAGTTCTGCAGCGTAGACGGAAACTTAGGAGGAGAAAAACCATATCAGGAATTCCTAGAAGAGTTCAACAAGAAATAG ATTCCGATGAGTCTCCTGTAGCCCGAGATCGAAATGTTATAGTTCATACCAATCCTGATATTGCAAATTCTTCAAATAGGAGATCAGGAACTCGTGATACAGAGTGCCAAACTGAAGACTTTCTAATTGCTGCTCCATCAAGGAGGCGAATCAGAGCTCAAAGAGGCCAAGGAGTTGCGTCACTCTCTCATTCAGCAGGAAACATTGCGGCCCTAACTGAGTCTGGAGACCAAATGTTCACCACAACAGTCTCTAATAGGATTCGTTCTCGCAGTCTTCCCAGAGAAGGTGCTAGAGCAAGCAATGAACATGACTGTGTTGCTCAGTCTTCAAACTATAAAGATGATTGCTATTTAACAGGATCAGATAGGTCACTTAAGAAGAAGCAAGGCGGCTTAACTGGTCAGTGTTCTCCAGAACACCAGTCATTAGGGTTAGTATATTCTCACCATAGTCCACCATTAGAGAGAGGTAGATCAAGGCTATCTAGAATGGCAGATTCAGGCAGTTGTGACATTTCCTCAAATTCTGACACATTTGGAAGCCCTGTTCACTCCATTTCTACTGCTGGGGTGTTACTCAGCACACACATGGATCACAAAGATGATCATCAGTCATCTAGTGGTAACTGGAGTGGAAGCAGTTCTACGTGTCCATCCCAGACATCAGAAACAATTCCTCCGGCAGCTTCTCCCCCACTGACTGGGTCTTCACATTGTGATTCTGAGTTATCTTTAAATACTGCTCCCCATGCAGGTGAAGATTCAAATCTATTTACCATTGAGCAATACAATGATGACCACTTGGACAGCATACGAGCCCACAGGGCAAGCTCCTTTACATCAACTGTAGCAGATTTGCTTGATGACCCAAATAACAGTAACACAAGTGACAGTGAATGGAATTATCTTCATCATCACCATGATTCATCGTGTCGTCAAGATTTTAGCCCACAGCACTTAAGGGGAGATGGCCTTGGCTGCCCAAGTTTTACTAGTATGGGCACATATGATAGTTTTCTTGAAAAGCCAGCTTCAGAGAAAGCAGATACATCATCTCATTTCTCTGTGGACAATGAAGGATACTATACCTCCATGCATTTTGACTGTGGTCTTAACAGTAACAGAAGTTATGTATGTAACTATGCACAGTCAGGGACTGAGAATGACCGAGATACAGGTGTTTCTTCCATGGGTTCAGACTGTGTTTGGCAACATTATGGAGATCACAGAGGAGAAGGAAGACAGAACATGTCGTTTAAGAAACCAAAGGCAAAGCCGTCACCACCAAAACGAAGCTCATCTCTGAGAATTTCTGATGACCACACAGATGATTCTGACATGAAAGAACCAAAGATAACTAGTGTGCAGCAAGTGCTTCACACCTCCAGGGAAATGATGCTACCACTTGAGATTTCAAATACACCTTCAAGAACAGAAGGCTTTTCTCCACCAAACCAACAGGATGTTTCTTGGGTCAGTCAGGAAGATAATGATTCAAATAGTACTCAATTTATTACTCCAGAAATTCCATCATATAAAGAGGAAGGAGGGGAACAGCATCACTATGCAGATCTGTGGCTCCTCAATGACTTGAAATCAAGTGATCCTTATAGGTCTTTATCAAACTCAAGCACTGCTACAGGTACTACTGTCATAGAATGCATCAAATCACCAGAAAGTTCAGAGTCACAAAATTCCCAGCCTGAATCTCCTGCCACCACTCCTTCCCTTCCTTCAGTTGAGAATGAATTCAAATTAGCTTCACCAGAAAAGCTGGCTGGATTAGCATCTCCATCAAGTGGTTATTCAAGTCAGTCTGAAACACCTACTTCATCCTTTCCTACTCCTTTCTTCTCAGGACCATTGTCACCTGGTGGTAACAAAAGAAAACCAAAGGTCCCAGAAAGGAAGTCCTCTTTACAGCATCCATCTAAATGTGGAAATCTCTTTCTAGGCAAAGAAATAGAACTTCCAACTATACCTCCTACACATCATCACCTAAGTGCTCTTCATGTGTTGCATAAACCTTTGCCATACAGACCACAAGTACATGCTTTTAGCCATGTCAATCAAAATCTGCCAGAGGATGAACTTAATCCAAACTCATCACCTGCCCTTGCCATAACACCTTCAGTGCTAAAATCTGTCCATCTAAGATCAGTCAACAAGCAAAACAGGGAGTCCAGACTCAAAGAATGCACTAACATATTGTGTACACAAGATCCTACAATAATTGTTGAGACATATCCCCCTGAAAAAACAAGTGTGCCAGCTCCTAGGAAATCAATACTACGCCAGTTCTCTACTGAGGAAGCCATGCTACCATATATTGATGCATCACCTGTTGATACAAGCCCAGAAATGTTTTTCCAAGGAAGCGCTCTCTTTACAGGACATGGTTTATACAAACCAGAGGTTACAGCACCTTTGATTAACAAAGCTAAAGAAACCGAACCAGAAAAACATCCAAAGTATCGGGCTGAAGAAATTATAGAAGAAACTATTTTCACAGCACAACCAGAAACCATTACAAAATATGTAATGGATTACTCTGTCAATATTAGTGATGTTGCTACTGAGCAAAAGAGACCTTCCCAAGAGGAATGGCACCTCAAACCAGAACAAGAATCACAATTACATTGTGAACCATTAGTTATATCTGAGCCTGTCAAAATAGTTAACACTGGGGTTAATATAAAAGACAGAAGTGCTGAGGTGTCTTCATTGCCCAGAAATGAGCCTAACATAAGCAACAATAACAAAGTGCCTGGAAAAACTCTCAACTTTGAATCAGAGATCTCAACTTTAAATCCACTCAGTGACGAATGTCCAGAGCAGGAATATGAAATTGTATCAGGTATTCCTACCCAAAGTGCCTCAGATGACAGCAAAGGGGAAGACATAATGGAAAGCATTGATGACATCTCATGGAAAG AAACCTCTATGAGCGAAGACTCACTTGTATCACCAATGAGTGAGGATTCCCAAGCTGACAGTGACGATGTGTTTATATCACCTAACAAACCCCGCACTACTGAGGATCTATTTGCAGTCATCCATAG ATCTAAAAGGAAAGTTTTGGGCAGGAAAGATTCTGGAGAGGGAAGTGTTAAAAGCAAAACAAGAGCTTTACCATTATCTGCACCTGTACCAGTACCAGCACCAGCACCTGCACCAGTCCAACAGCCTACACCACCAGGTTCTCAGCGGTCTGCAGGTCTTATCTACAGGAATGCCAAAAAATCAAATACATCAAATGAAGAATTTAAGCTGCTCCTCTTGAAAAAGGGCAGCAGGTCTGATACCAGTTACCGCATGTCAGCTACAGAAATACTGAAGAGCCCAGTAACTCCTAAGTCGATTGGAGATTTACCCCTTGACTCCTCTAGCTCTGAAGAACCTGGACAGTTGTCCCCTGGTAGTGATGCTTTTTCACCATTATCACCATGTTCTCCTAGGGTCATTTCTGAAGGGTTTTCAACAAAGACTGCCGCCTCTAGAGTCGGAAGGTCTCGTGTGCCACCGGTTGCAAGCAGCAGCCGTTACAGTGTTAGGTGCCGGCTATACAATGCTCCAATGCAGGCCATTTCTGAAGGTGAGACAGAGAATTCAGATGGCAGTCCTCACGATGACAGATCTTCACAAAGCTCAACGTAG